ATATGTGCTGAGGTCAGTCACCGGCGCGCCCTTAGTGCGCCAGCCCGACTTGTAGGCAGACGCCGCGCCGCTCAGCAGAGAGCCACCCGCGCTCAGCATGCCGGTGGTCATCGCGTTGTTTCCTGAGGCGTTGAGCATGCCGGCCTGAATATCCCCCGCTGTCTGCGCGCGCCGGCCGCTCAGGATCGTCTGATAGGCGTCCTGCTCCGACGTGCGGTAGATCTCGTTGCTGATACGCAGCGGCGTGCCGGCGCCGATGGAGACACCGGATGCCGCAAGGTTGGCTGTGGTCTCGGCCTGCTGCTGCCTGCCAGCGCGGCGGATCTTCTCGGCCTGCGCGAGCGCTGCATCCTGCTGCTGCGCCGCGTCGCGTCGCGTCAATTCCGCTTGCGTTTCTGCTTGCGCTTTTTGCTGCCGGCCTTGGACGATGGCCGCGCCAGCACCAAGTACGGAGCCGGCGGCTGCCAGCCCGATACCGATGGTCAGAGGATCGAAACCCATCTATTGCTCCTTTTCAATGTTGGAAAGTGACTTCGAGGCCGATGGCACATCGCCGAAAGCCCAAGCGCTCATACAGGCGTGCGGTGTCTTCGGTAGAAATCCCAGTGGAGGCGCCCACGATGAGCGATTTGGCGCCGCGGATTCGGGCCCATGCCTGCATCGCGCAGATGAGGCGGGTGGCAGCAAAGCTCCCCCGGATCTTGGGGTGCAGGAAGAAACTGATTTCCTCTGCAACCAGGTCATCGCTCGACCAGTGGGAAAAGGAAAGGGCGGCGATGCCACCAAGGACCTCGCCATTACTCTCAGCTACGAGCAGGAGGCCGTCAGGGCTATCTACGAGGTACTGCATCAGGGTAAGGACCTTGGTTCGGTTGAACGACAGTCGGGACCAACGCGGCGACTCGGCATGCAGCATTTCGCCAAGCGCCAGCACTGCGGAAAGATCTTCGAGCGTTGCGGGGCGGATCATCGGTTCATCCAGTATCGGATTTGTCAGAGTTCGGCGGCGATGCCGCGCCGGCGAGCGGGGCTTCCGCCGTGAGCGATGGGCGTAGGTCCGGTCCACGGCTCGAACCTGGTCACGGAACCGCGGTAGCGCAGCGGGATGTCGCCGAGTGCGCCGTTGCGCTGCTTGCGGATCAGCACCTCGGCATACCCTTTCAGATCCGCCTTGTTCGGTTCGTACATCTCCGGCCGGTGCACGAACATCACCACGTCCGCGTCTTGCTCTATGTCGCCCGAGTCGCGCAGGTCGGACAGGATCGGCTTGCGGTCTGGGCGGTCTTCGTTCTTGCGGCTGAGCTGCGCCAGATGTGAATGGCTGTCTAAAACCGGCACTAAACGGCGGCGCGGCTTAAAGATGCGGAGCAACTCCTGCATTGCAGGATTGTCTCGAGGTCTTCTGATTCGATATTGAAGGTGGCCACCGGGCGCGTCGGAGCGAGCCCGTAGGGCGAGTGCAGACGCGCCCGGTGATGGGCATTCCGCAAGGTGGTGACGTCGCAGTGG
This Cupriavidus nantongensis DNA region includes the following protein-coding sequences:
- a CDS encoding DnaB-like helicase C-terminal domain-containing protein, whose protein sequence is MQELLRIFKPRRRLVPVLDSHSHLAQLSRKNEDRPDRKPILSDLRDSGDIEQDADVVMFVHRPEMYEPNKADLKGYAEVLIRKQRNGALGDIPLRYRGSVTRFEPWTGPTPIAHGGSPARRRGIAAEL
- a CDS encoding GNAT family N-acetyltransferase, yielding MIRPATLEDLSAVLALGEMLHAESPRWSRLSFNRTKVLTLMQYLVDSPDGLLLVAESNGEVLGGIAALSFSHWSSDDLVAEEISFFLHPKIRGSFAATRLICAMQAWARIRGAKSLIVGASTGISTEDTARLYERLGFRRCAIGLEVTFQH